A stretch of Methanobrevibacter sp. YE315 DNA encodes these proteins:
- a CDS encoding (R)-citramalate synthase, producing the protein MNIKVLDTTLRDGEQTPGVSLTPLEKLRIAHKLDEIGVDYIEAGSAITSEGERESIKKITQQGFNAEILSFARPLMVDIDYCLDCDVDAVNLVVPTSDLHISQKLKITPDTLLDLSNTAVDYCKDHGLIVELAAEDASRSDVEFLKLVYENAIDRGVDRICVCDTVGILTPDSSFELFSKLNHFKVPIAVHCHNDFGLAVANTLSAIKAGARELHSTVNGIGERAGNTSFEECIVSIDRLFPDFSTNIKISEIYGVSKLVARSTGVYIQPNKAIVGENAFSHESGIHSDGIIKNSATYEPITPELVGRKRKFIIGKHMGTHGLDSRLKELGFYVNEEQLQQICCDIKVLADKGKTVTDVDLHAIAENVLHINYEVRIQLDELTIVSGNKVLPTASVKITIDDEKILNAGVGVGPVDAAINALKSLDIFKDVDLVEYHVDAITGGTDAFIDVIIKVQKGDKVVSARGTEPDIINASVKAYIAGVNRLLSD; encoded by the coding sequence ATGAATATCAAAGTATTGGATACAACATTACGAGATGGAGAACAGACTCCAGGTGTTTCTTTAACTCCTTTAGAGAAATTAAGAATTGCACATAAGCTTGATGAAATCGGGGTAGATTATATTGAAGCAGGTTCTGCAATTACTTCTGAAGGTGAAAGGGAATCCATTAAAAAAATTACTCAACAAGGTTTTAATGCTGAAATCTTAAGTTTCGCCAGACCTTTAATGGTTGATATTGATTATTGTTTGGACTGTGATGTTGATGCGGTTAATTTAGTTGTTCCAACTTCTGACCTGCATATTTCTCAAAAGCTAAAAATCACTCCCGATACTTTACTTGACTTATCTAATACTGCTGTTGATTATTGTAAGGATCATGGTCTAATTGTTGAGTTGGCTGCTGAAGATGCTTCAAGAAGTGATGTTGAATTTTTGAAATTGGTTTATGAAAATGCAATAGACAGAGGTGTTGATAGAATTTGTGTCTGTGATACTGTGGGTATTTTAACTCCTGATTCTTCATTTGAATTGTTCAGTAAATTAAATCATTTTAAGGTTCCTATAGCCGTACATTGCCATAATGATTTCGGGTTGGCTGTTGCCAATACATTATCTGCAATTAAGGCAGGTGCCCGAGAATTACATTCAACTGTCAATGGTATTGGTGAAAGGGCTGGAAACACTTCCTTTGAGGAATGTATTGTCAGTATTGATAGGTTGTTTCCTGATTTTTCAACCAACATCAAAATCAGTGAGATTTATGGTGTTTCCAAGTTGGTCGCAAGGTCAACTGGTGTATATATTCAACCTAATAAGGCAATTGTTGGTGAAAATGCTTTTTCACATGAATCCGGAATTCATTCTGATGGTATCATAAAAAATTCTGCTACTTATGAGCCTATTACTCCTGAACTTGTTGGAAGGAAACGCAAATTTATCATAGGCAAACATATGGGTACTCATGGATTGGATAGCAGGCTTAAGGAATTAGGCTTTTATGTAAATGAAGAGCAGCTTCAGCAAATCTGCTGTGATATTAAGGTATTGGCAGATAAAGGAAAAACAGTCACTGACGTTGATTTGCATGCGATTGCGGAAAATGTTTTGCATATAAATTACGAAGTCAGAATTCAGCTTGATGAATTGACTATTGTTTCAGGTAACAAGGTTTTGCCTACTGCTTCAGTTAAGATTACCATTGATGATGAAAAAATTCTTAATGCCGGTGTTGGTGTAGGTCCTGTTGATGCGGCAATCAATGCTTTAAAATCCTTGGATATTTTTAAGGATGTTGATTTGGTTGAGTATCATGTGGATGCAATTACCGGAGGTACTGATGCGTTTATTGATGTAATCATCAAAGTGCAGAAAGGTGATAAGGTAGTGTCTGCTAGAGGCACAGAACCTGATATTATTAATGCCAGTGTGAAAGCTTACATTGCGGGAGTTAATAGATTATTGTCCGATTAG
- the cgi121 gene encoding KEOPS complex subunit Cgi121 gives MYMDNIQILGFRATIDSVEETLDKINSIKSDDEIIQLLNSDSIVSKNHIIHGVNQAYLAFERGENLAKDLSVEIVLRCSAQRQISKAFKILGLKEGNMNLCAILINSNDYTEELSSIFTRDDDVLIPDNDKLTEIYKISETELQNMSVEEIIIDRITKLTVDM, from the coding sequence ATGTACATGGATAACATTCAGATTTTGGGTTTTAGGGCGACTATTGATTCAGTTGAAGAAACCCTTGATAAAATTAATTCTATTAAAAGTGACGATGAAATTATCCAGCTTTTGAATTCGGATTCTATCGTTTCAAAAAATCATATAATTCACGGTGTCAATCAGGCATATCTTGCATTTGAACGCGGTGAAAACTTGGCAAAGGATCTCAGTGTTGAAATAGTATTGAGATGTTCAGCTCAGCGCCAGATTTCAAAAGCTTTTAAAATTTTAGGCCTAAAAGAGGGTAATATGAATTTATGTGCAATCTTAATAAATTCTAATGATTACACTGAGGAGTTATCTTCTATTTTTACTAGGGATGATGATGTTTTAATTCCGGATAATGATAAACTAACTGAAATCTATAAAATTAGCGAAACCGAACTCCAAAACATGTCAGTCGAAGAGATAATTATTGACAGAATCACAAAACTTACAGTTGACATGTAA
- a CDS encoding DegT/DnrJ/EryC1/StrS family aminotransferase, which yields MAEVANNGINENFEEKTIEKIKDMTKHEEARITSSGNNSIFIALSAIEGDIIIPDQGGWHGFKQIAKFLNKNIITLKTDLGLINAERLDELEINEKSALIFTSFAGYTAEQDIKSISKYCKNNDITTIEDASAGIGDKKNRLGNGKYSDIIIASTGSPKMINVGSGGFITTNDQEILKKTGVPQKLSKTNEIICSGIYSELDNVSNNLEVTLDATEHVKKHIPNAIHPSKRGVNVIIPHDDAKSICWDLKKTLITDKSGFITTCPNYNRVKQKAICIEIKNLDYQCLKKEYLDIIIDNVTCQL from the coding sequence ATGGCCGAAGTTGCAAACAATGGCATTAATGAAAACTTTGAAGAAAAAACAATTGAAAAAATCAAAGACATGACCAAACACGAAGAGGCAAGAATCACCTCAAGTGGAAACAATAGTATTTTCATCGCACTTTCAGCCATTGAAGGGGATATAATCATACCTGACCAAGGAGGGTGGCATGGATTTAAGCAAATTGCAAAATTTTTAAATAAGAACATCATCACATTAAAAACAGATTTAGGATTGATAAATGCAGAAAGACTAGATGAATTAGAGATAAATGAAAAATCAGCATTAATTTTTACAAGTTTTGCAGGTTATACTGCCGAACAAGACATCAAAAGCATTTCTAAATACTGTAAAAACAATGACATCACCACTATTGAAGATGCATCTGCCGGAATTGGGGATAAAAAAAACAGATTGGGAAATGGAAAATACAGTGACATCATAATTGCATCAACAGGTTCGCCGAAAATGATTAATGTTGGAAGTGGCGGATTTATTACAACCAACGATCAAGAGATTTTAAAAAAAACAGGCGTGCCTCAAAAACTTAGTAAAACTAATGAAATTATATGCAGTGGTATATATTCAGAACTTGACAATGTAAGCAACAACCTAGAGGTTACATTAGATGCAACAGAGCATGTAAAAAAACACATACCTAATGCAATTCATCCAAGCAAAAGAGGGGTTAATGTAATTATACCTCATGATGATGCAAAGTCAATATGTTGGGATTTGAAAAAGACATTAATTACAGACAAAAGCGGATTTATTACAACTTGTCCAAACTATAACCGTGTAAAACAAAAAGCAATTTGCATTGAAATAAAAAATTTAGATTATCAATGTCTTAAAAAAGAATATTTGGATATTATAATCGACAACGTTACATGTCAACTGTAA